A window of Calliopsis andreniformis isolate RMS-2024a chromosome 3, iyCalAndr_principal, whole genome shotgun sequence contains these coding sequences:
- the LOC143177401 gene encoding uncharacterized protein LOC143177401 isoform X1: protein MHASFFFKKHVSSKLNEATFRSVILGLKQVLKSGVLRNLFIIIWFTSIHVRSAIMPPPWADPSSNPCAAQPRGWQLLFWPPDGKCYKIFQIGAPCPETMELGPAAGGGGTVAECRCPPGTAQSPRDALCHVIYTRASCPRGQYFAPVPETSGKSRWGVCRDPEPCQEKGEVYWPRDNKCYPKFSRGPCPKGELLTTNEDGLAICSCSTTGELGRYHWPGSIGGCHEHYTKGPCTEPGELFLPGGVCGCHSELPHYHEPTEMCYQLGGIGPCLQGHHYVITNIIANEDIVRAKCVCKPGHVLYENGLCYRLYTRGPCEYGHMLINSTTCIPIPCKRGRLYFPQEKTCYKIGTKGPCPTGQIVLYDYNVRPSVDGISYNGVCGCTNAMRNSEKCSEDVNDSCESIPGMVVINKTCYKLYTQGPCTAGEWLVARRIPKPTLWENKESEPKARCECRPGYKRITESLEVSELESNSLLSPGGCQPPTVSLAKFLNDNVRSIHF from the exons TGTTCTAAGGAATCTGTTCATTATCATTTGGTTCACATCAATTCACGTGAGATCAGCTATTATGCCTCCACCATGGGCAGATCCATCAAGCAATCCCTGTGCGGCCCAACCACGTGGTTGGCAATTGTTATTTTGGCCGCCGGATGGAAAGTGTTACAAAATATTCCAG ATTGGAGCACCGTGTCCAGAGACAATGGAACTGGGTCCAGCAGCAGGCGGAGGTGGAACTGTGGCAGAATGCAGGTGTCCACCTGGAACTGCACAGTCTCCTAGAGATGCTCTTTGCCATGTGATATACACAAGAGCATCTTGCCCAAGAGGACAATACTTTGCACCAGTGCCAGAAACTTCTGGCAAGTCTAG GTGGGGTGTTTGCCGAGATCCAGAGCCGTGTCAAGAAAAAGGAGAAGTGTACTGGCCTAGAGACAATAAGTGCTATCCCAAGTTCAGTAGAGGACCATGCCCAAAAGGCGAACTCCTCACTACAAACGAAGATGGATTAGCAATTTGCTCCTGTTCCACAACCGGCGAACTTGGACGGTATCACTGGCCAGGAAGTATTGGAGGGTGCCATGAACATTATACTAAAGGTCCATGCACAGAACCTGGAGAATTATTTCTACCAGGTGGTGTATGCGGCTGCCATTCTGAACTACCTCATTATCATGAACCTACTGAAATGTGCTACCAATTAG GAGGTATTGGTCCGTGCTTACAAGGACATCACTATGTTATCACAAACATAATAGCTAATGAAGATATAGTGCGAGCCAAGTGTGTGTGTAAACCAGGTCATGTACTCTATGAAAATGGACTTTGCTATAGGCTTTATACTAGAGGGCCTTGTGAATATGGTCACATGTTGATAAATTCAACAACTTGTATACCAATACCCTGCAAACGTGGGAGATTGTATTTTCCTCAAGAAAAGACGTGCTACAAAATTGGAACTAAAGGGCCATGTCCAACTGGtcaaattgttttatacgattacaATGTACGGCCATCCGTTGATGGAATTAGTTACAATGGAGTCTGTGGATGTACCAATGCGATGAGGAACTCTGAGAAATGCTCTGAAGATGTTAATGACAGCTGTGAGTCTATACCAGGGATGGTGGTGATAAACAAAACTTGTTATAAACTTTATACGCAAGGACCATGTACAGCAGGAGAGTGGCTGGTGGCAAGAAGAATACCAAAACCTACTCTATGGGAAAATAAAGAATCAGAACCAAAAGCTAGGTGTGAGTGTAGGCCTGGATATAAGAGAATCACCGAAAGTTTAGAAGTTTCTGAACTAGAAAGTAACAGTCTACTTTCTCCAGGTGGTTGTCAACCACCAACAGTGAGCTTAGCAAAGTTTCTTAATGATAATGTGAGGTCAATTCATTTTTGA
- the LOC143177401 gene encoding uncharacterized protein LOC143177401 isoform X2, protein MPPPWADPSSNPCAAQPRGWQLLFWPPDGKCYKIFQIGAPCPETMELGPAAGGGGTVAECRCPPGTAQSPRDALCHVIYTRASCPRGQYFAPVPETSGKSRWGVCRDPEPCQEKGEVYWPRDNKCYPKFSRGPCPKGELLTTNEDGLAICSCSTTGELGRYHWPGSIGGCHEHYTKGPCTEPGELFLPGGVCGCHSELPHYHEPTEMCYQLGGIGPCLQGHHYVITNIIANEDIVRAKCVCKPGHVLYENGLCYRLYTRGPCEYGHMLINSTTCIPIPCKRGRLYFPQEKTCYKIGTKGPCPTGQIVLYDYNVRPSVDGISYNGVCGCTNAMRNSEKCSEDVNDSCESIPGMVVINKTCYKLYTQGPCTAGEWLVARRIPKPTLWENKESEPKARCECRPGYKRITESLEVSELESNSLLSPGGCQPPTVSLAKFLNDNVRSIHF, encoded by the exons ATGCCTCCACCATGGGCAGATCCATCAAGCAATCCCTGTGCGGCCCAACCACGTGGTTGGCAATTGTTATTTTGGCCGCCGGATGGAAAGTGTTACAAAATATTCCAG ATTGGAGCACCGTGTCCAGAGACAATGGAACTGGGTCCAGCAGCAGGCGGAGGTGGAACTGTGGCAGAATGCAGGTGTCCACCTGGAACTGCACAGTCTCCTAGAGATGCTCTTTGCCATGTGATATACACAAGAGCATCTTGCCCAAGAGGACAATACTTTGCACCAGTGCCAGAAACTTCTGGCAAGTCTAG GTGGGGTGTTTGCCGAGATCCAGAGCCGTGTCAAGAAAAAGGAGAAGTGTACTGGCCTAGAGACAATAAGTGCTATCCCAAGTTCAGTAGAGGACCATGCCCAAAAGGCGAACTCCTCACTACAAACGAAGATGGATTAGCAATTTGCTCCTGTTCCACAACCGGCGAACTTGGACGGTATCACTGGCCAGGAAGTATTGGAGGGTGCCATGAACATTATACTAAAGGTCCATGCACAGAACCTGGAGAATTATTTCTACCAGGTGGTGTATGCGGCTGCCATTCTGAACTACCTCATTATCATGAACCTACTGAAATGTGCTACCAATTAG GAGGTATTGGTCCGTGCTTACAAGGACATCACTATGTTATCACAAACATAATAGCTAATGAAGATATAGTGCGAGCCAAGTGTGTGTGTAAACCAGGTCATGTACTCTATGAAAATGGACTTTGCTATAGGCTTTATACTAGAGGGCCTTGTGAATATGGTCACATGTTGATAAATTCAACAACTTGTATACCAATACCCTGCAAACGTGGGAGATTGTATTTTCCTCAAGAAAAGACGTGCTACAAAATTGGAACTAAAGGGCCATGTCCAACTGGtcaaattgttttatacgattacaATGTACGGCCATCCGTTGATGGAATTAGTTACAATGGAGTCTGTGGATGTACCAATGCGATGAGGAACTCTGAGAAATGCTCTGAAGATGTTAATGACAGCTGTGAGTCTATACCAGGGATGGTGGTGATAAACAAAACTTGTTATAAACTTTATACGCAAGGACCATGTACAGCAGGAGAGTGGCTGGTGGCAAGAAGAATACCAAAACCTACTCTATGGGAAAATAAAGAATCAGAACCAAAAGCTAGGTGTGAGTGTAGGCCTGGATATAAGAGAATCACCGAAAGTTTAGAAGTTTCTGAACTAGAAAGTAACAGTCTACTTTCTCCAGGTGGTTGTCAACCACCAACAGTGAGCTTAGCAAAGTTTCTTAATGATAATGTGAGGTCAATTCATTTTTGA